From the Streptomyces nodosus genome, the window CCGTACTGAGCCGAGGACTCGTACTGCCGTTGGTCACCCTGATGACAGCCGTGCTGACGGTCCTGTACGCGGGTGCGCCCGGAGCGCAGGCGGCGACGGCGACGGACGTCTCCGGCATCGCCCAGGCGCTGCGCAGAAGCCCGGTCTATGTCGACCCGGCCGCATCCGGACAGCTGTCCGCCCCGGAGGCCAGGGCCCTGGCGAAGAAGATCAAGGACGCCGGCAAGCCGGTCTTCATCACGGTGCTGCCCGCGGGCTATCCGACGAGCCGTCTCTTCACCGATGTGCGCACGGCCACCGGCATCACCGGGGTGTACGCGATCCGCCTCGGCGACCGCTTCGATGCCCGGGCGGACTCCTCGGTCCTGCCCCGCACCGCCGTGCAGAACCTGGTCACCAGTGTGCAGGGCGAGTCGGCCGCCAAACAGCTGAACGACTTCACCGACCGCGCCCTGGGCAATGCCGGCGGCCACGCCCCGGCGAGCTGGGGCACCCCGGGCGGCAATGTCTCCTCCACCGCACTGATCACGGCCGCCGTGGTGCTGGTGGTCGGCGGCTCGGGCGCCTACGCACTGCTGCGGCGCAGTCGTACCCGCCGGGAACAGGAGCAGCGGGCCGCGCTGGAGAGGCTGCGGGTGGTGGTCGACGAGGACATCACCGCCTTCGGCGAGGAACTGGACCGCCTGGACTTCCGCCCCGGGGAGCCGGGTGCGGACGACGCGATGCGCTCGGACTACGCACGGGCACTGGACGCCTATGAGCGGGCGAAGTCCTTCATGGCGGCGGCGCAGCGCCCCGAGGACGTGAAGGCCGTCACCCAGGAGCTGGAGGAGGGGCGCTTCTCGCTCTCCGTGCTGGCCGCCCGGCGCGAGGGCCGGCCGCTGCCCGGCCGCCGGCCGCCCTGCTTCTTCGACCCGCGGCACGGCCCGTCCGTCGCGGACGCGGTCTGGACGCCTCCGGGCGGCGCACCGCGCGAGGTCCCGGTCTGCGCGGCGGACCGGGCCCGGCTGGCCGACGGCCGCGAGCCCCTGGTGCGCGAGGTGGACACGGAGTACGGCCGCCGCCCGTACTGGGACGCGGGACCGGCCTACGGCCCCTGGGCGGGCGGCTACTTCGGCGGCGGTCTGCTGCCCGGACTGCTGATGGGCACGCTGCTGGGCTCCATGATGGCCGCCCCGGCCTATGCGGCCGACTACGGCAGCGGCTACGGCGACTTCGGCGCGGGCGGGTACCAGGGCGGCGATGTCTCCGGCGCCGACTTCGACCCGGGGGACTTCGGCGGCGGTTTCGGCGACGGCGGGGGAGGGGACTTCGGGGGCGGCGGCGACTTCGGCGGCGGTTTCTGATCCCGGGGACCGCCCGTCCCTGGAACGACGAGCGGCCGCCCCCGGAACGACGAGCGCCCGCCCCCGGATGCGGAGGGCGGGCGTTGCTCGGGTGCCGCGGGGCAGGAGGGTTCAGGCCTGCTTGATCGCCGAGATGTCGAAGGCCAGCTTGATCTTGTCCGAGACCAGCACGCCGCCCGTCTCCAGGGCCGCGTTCCAGGTCAGGCCCCAGTCCGAGCGGAGGATCTCCGCCTTGCCCTCGAAGCCCACGCGCTCGTTGCCGAAGGGGTCCTTGGCCGCGCCGTTGAACTCCAGGTCGATGGTGATCGGCTTGGTGGTGCCCAGGATGGTGAGGTCGCCGGTGATCCGGTAGTCGTCACCGCCCAGCGCCTCGGCCTCGGTGGAGCGGAACGTCATCGTCGGGTGCTCGTCGATCTTGAAGAAGTCGGAGCTGCGCAGATGGTTGTCGCGGTCGGCCGAGCCGGTGCTGATGCTGTCCATGGTGACGTCGATCGAGGCCGTGGACTTCGCGGGGTTCGAGCCGTCCAGCTGCAGCGTCCCCTCGAACTCCTGGAAGCCGCCCTTGACGTTGGTGACCATGGCGTGGCGGGCCACGAAGCCGATGGTGCTGTGGGCCGGGTCCAGCGCATAGGTGCCGGTCAGCGCGGCGAGTTCGGGGTTGACCGCGGCGGGGGTGGCGGTGTCGGCGGTGCTCTTGCGGCCGAAGAGGCCCATGACATGCTCCTTGGGGGACGGTGGTGATCCGAAGAAGTTCAACCTTCAACGATGTCAACGAAACCGACGGTAGACCTATTCCTTTCAATTTTCAACATCATCCGCAGTGTGTCGCTCTGATCGCTGAAAGTGATCTTCAGGGATCCGTCGGGACCGGGATGTCCCGGGGCAGGGCTCCGGGGTGTCGGGGCGGGGCGCACCGACCGCCGTTCGGGGTGCTCCCGTCACTCCGTGGAGGGCATGGGGGAGCGGGCGTTGCGGGCGGCTCCCGCCCCGTCCGAATTGTGTGACTCCTACAACGCGCCGGCCCCCTCCGCAGTCGGATGGGCTGCATCCGGGGCGCATTCTGTTCAGGGGTACCAGGAAATCGGGCCGGAGACTGTACGGAGTCGACGGCCTGGTTTGCTTGGTTGACTTCGTAAGGTCGCTCCATGACCGTTTTGGACGAGGCTGTAGATTCCGGGAGCGAGCCCACGGATGCGCGCGGGCGGGTCGCCGAACTGCACGAGATCCGTGCCCGGGCCCTGGCCGGCCCCAGCGAGAAGGCGACCGAGGCGCAGCACGCCAAGGGCAAGCTGACCGCCCGGGAGCGGATCGAGCTGCTCCTGGACCCGGGGTCCTTCCAGGAGGTCGAGCAGCTGCGCCGGCACCGGGCGACCGGGTTCGGCCTGGAGGCCAAGAAGCCGTACACGGACGGTGTGATCACCGGCTGGGGCACGGTGGAGGGCCGCACGGTCTTCGTCTACGCCCATGACTTCCGGATCTTCGGCGGCGCGCTGGGCGAGGCCCATGCCACCAAGATCCACAAGATCATGGACATGGCCATCGCGGCCGGTGCGCCGCTGGTCTCCCTGAACGACGGCGCCGGCGCCCGCATCCAGGAGGGCGTCAGCGCGCTCGCGGGCTACGGCGGCATCTTCCAGCGCAACACCAAGGCGTCCGGCGTCATCCCGCAGATCAGCGTGATGCTGGGCCCGTGCGCGGGCGGCGCGGCCTACAGCCCCGCTCTCACGGACTTCGTCTTCATGGTCCGCGAGACCTCCCAGATGTTCATCACCGGACCGGACGTGGTCAAGGCCGTGACCGGTGAGGAGATCACCCAGAACGGACTGGGCGGCGCGGATGTGCACGCCGAGACCTCCGGTGTCTGTCACTTCGCCTACGACGACGAGGAGACCTGCATCGCCGAGGTGCGCTACCTCCTCTCGCTGCTGCCGCAGAACAACCGGGAGAACCCGCCGCGGGTCGAGAGCACGGACGCGGCGGACCGCCGCGGCGACGTCCTGCTGGACCTGGTCCCGGCCGACGGCAACCGCCCCTACGACATGGCCAAGGTCATCGAGGAGATCGTCGACGACGGCGAGTACCTGGAGGTCCACGAGCGCTGGGCGCGCAACATCATCTGCGCGCTGGCCCGTCTGGACGGCCAGGTGGTGGGCATCATCGCCAACCAGCCGCAGACCCTCGCGGGCGTCCTGGACATCGAGGCCTCGGAAAAAGCTGCGCGCTTTGTCCAGATGTGTGACGCTTTTAATATTCCGTTGATGACGTTCCTGGACGTCCCCGGGTTCCTCCCGGGTGTGGACCAGGAACACGGCGGGATCATCCGTCACGGCGCGAAGCTGCTCTACGCCTACTGCAACGCGACCGTGCCGCGGATCTCGCTCATCCTGCGCAAGGCGTACGGAGGCGCGTACATCGTGATGGACAGCCAGTCCATCGGAGCGGACCTCACCCTCGCCTGGCCGACGAACGAGATCGCCGTGATGGGCGCGGAAGGTGCGGCCAACGTCATCTTCCGGCGTCAGATCGCGGGCGCCGAGGACCCGGAGGCCATGCGGGCGCGCATGGTCAAGGAGTACAAGTCCGAGCTGATGCACCCGTATTACGCGGCGGAGCGGGGCCTGGTGGACGATGTGATCGACCCGGCGGAGACGCGCGAGGTCCTGATCAAGTCCCTGGCGATGCTGCAGTCCAAGCACGCGGACCTGCCCTCGCGCAAGCACGGCAACCCCCCGCAGTAACCCAGCGGACCCCTCGCGGTAACCCCGCGGACCTCTCTCTCACGGAGACTGACGCCCATGAACATCCCTGACATCCGCGTCGAGAAGGGCAACGCCGAGCCCGAGGAAGTGGCCGCCCTCACGGCCATCCTGATGGCGCGCGCCGCCGCCCAGTCGTCCACCCCGGCCCACCGGGGCCGCCCCAAGGCCGGCTGGCGCCGCCTGGAGCGCGAGCCCGGCTTTCGGGCGCCGCACAGCTGGCACGGCTGAGCGCCGCCCTCCCGAACAGCCTTCAGGGGCCCCTCTTGCGAAGAGGGGCCCCTGCGGCGTTTTCGGAGCGACCGGTGGAAAAAGAAACCCCGCACCCCCGGAGGGGCGCGGGGCGCTGTGTGCGCTACCGGGGGTCTCGCGTCACCGCAGCCGTGCCATGAGCGCGTGCTCCACCAGGGTGATCAGCGTCGACTTGGCGTCCGCACGGTGCCGTGCGTCGGTGATGATGATCGGGGCGTCGGGTCCGATCTGCAGCGCCTCCCGCACCTCTTCGGGGGCGTACGGCTGGTTGCCGTCGAAGCCGTTGAGGGCGATGACGAAGGGCAGGCCCGAGTTCTCGAAGTAGTCGACTGCGGGGAAGCAGTCGGCGAGGCGGCGGGTGTCGACCAGGACGACGGCGCCGATGGCGCCGCGGACCAGGTCGTCCCACATGAACCAGAAGCGGTCCTGGCCCGGGGTACCGAAGAGGTACAGGATCAGGTCCTGGTCCAGGGTGATACGGCCGAAGTCCATGGCCACCGTGGTGGTGGTCTTGTCCCCGGTGTGGGTGAGGTCGTCGATGCCCGCGGACGCGGACGTCATGACGGCCTCTGTGCGCAGCGGGTTGATCTCCGAGACGGCGCCGACGAACGTGGTTTTGCCCACGCCGAAGCCTCCCGCCACCACGATCTTCGCGGAGGTGGTGGAGCGGGAAGGACCGCCGCTAGAGCTTGCGAAGTCCACTGAGCACCCTTTCGAGCAGTGTCACGTCTGGCTGTCCGCCGGCGCTCTCGTCGCCGCCGGGCTGATGGATGGCGACCAGGCCCGCCTCCGCCAAGTCGGCGACGAGGATCCTGGCCACGCCGAGAGGGATCGTCAGCAGGGCCGAGATCTCGGCCACCGACTTGATTTCCCGGCACAGGTGGCAGATCCGCTGATGCTCGGGCAACTGGCCCTGCATCTGGTGCGGTTGCGCGGTGGTGTGCACCAGCGCCTCGATGGCGAGCTGGTAGCGGGGCCTGGTGCGTCCGCCCGTCATGGCGTACGGGCGCACCAGGGGGTTGTTCGACGACCCGGCGGGCGCCGGTTCGGGGTCGGGGCGCGGTGGCTGCACAGGCTGGATGTGCGGCGCCGACGGCTGGTCGTACGGAGACCGACCGGGGCCCTGGGGTCCCGGTGGCGTGTACGGCCGGCGCCGGGGGCTCGGTGCGGAGGGGAAGCTGTACCCGTTCTGGTCGACCTGGCCATGGCCGTAGGGCCAGTTGTCCGCGGGCGAACCGCCTGGGGGTGTAGCCACTTTCTCTCCTCCTCCTCCGACCGTGCCTGGCATCCGTCCTGAGGAAGCCGCGTCCCGAAACCTTACGGCCCCGGGACGTCAATGCGCACCGTCTGCTGGTCAGTTGAGAAGGCTTCCCTGGAGCTCCGCGCGGAGGTCCGGGGTCAGGACCGTACCGGCCCGGTCGACCAGAAGCGCCATCTCGTACCCGACGAGGCCGATGTCGGCCTCGGGGTGGGCGAGCACCGCGAGCGACGAACCGTCGGAGATGGACATGATGAAGAGGAATCCCCGCTCCATCTCCACGACCGTCTGGTTCACGCTGCCGCCCTCGAAGATGCGGGAGGCGCCCGCCGTCAGCGAGGTCAGACCGGAGGCGACGGCCGCGAGTTGGTCGGCGCGGTCGCGTGGGAAGCCTTCGGACATCGCCAGAAGGAGTCCGTCGGCGGAGACCACCACGGTGTGGGACACCCCGGGGGTGTTGTCCACGAAGTTGGTGATCAACCAGTTCAGGTTCTGTGCCGCCTGGCTCATCGGGCTCACACTAACGCTCCTGGTTGTAGGTGCTGTCAGGACCGAGGCCCTGGCCGTTCTTATCACTGCCTGCGTTGCGTCCCTTTTGGACGCCCCTACGCAGGTTGCTCAACCTGCCCCGCACATCCTCCGGGGCACGGGAGACCTGTGGGCCTCCTTGTGGGGTTGTCTCCGCGGTGCCCTCGACCAGATTCGCCTTGGGCACACGGCGAGGCAGGCCGGAAGAGGTGACCCCGCCCGCCCTGGGTTTCCGGAGCTGCGTCGCCTGCTGCCACCGCTCGTCGTTCGCGGAGCGCCAGTCGTCGCCCGGCTCCGTGGCCGCGTCCTGGGTCACGGACTGGGGCCGATCGGCGTGGCCGTTCGCGGCGGAGCCACGGCGGGGCAGGCCCGCGTCGGTCAGGTCGTGAGGCGCGGAGGGAGTCGGTCCCGGACGGTCGAAGCCTACGCCGTCCCGCTCACTCACGTCAGCGGCCTGCGTGGATTCCGTTTCCGGAGCGTAATCGGTTCGATAGCCGTTCTGGTAGTCGTCCTGCTTCGGCCAGGCGTTCTGGGCGGACGGACCGTCGAAGGCCGCAAGCAGATCCGAGACGCTGGATCCGGTCGCCGGAGGGTTCTCGGGGGCCGGATCCGCGAAGCCGGGCTCCTGGTAGGCGTCGCCGGCCGGGGAACCGCCCCCCTGCGGCACGCCGCCGCCGGAGGGGAAGAACGTCTCGTCGTACGCGGGCTGCTGCGGCTCCTCGTACGCCGGCTGCGCGTTGTCGTACGCCGGCTGGGTCTCGTCGAACGACGGCGGCTGTGTGTCGTACGCGTGCTCCGCGTCGTCGTACCCGGGCTGCCGACCGTCGTCGAAGGCGCCCTCGAAGGACGGCGCGGGGTTCTGGGCGTCCTGGGGGCGGTCATGGCCCTGCGTCTGGGCCCCCAGGGCCGCCCGGCGCTCCTCGCGCACCAGCGAGCGTCCGACGGGGTCCAGACCCTTGGTGTCGTCCGGGGCGTCGGCGTAGCGGCTGTCGTCGAAGCCGAGCTCCGCCGCCGTCCGCATCGGCTGCTCGCCGAAGCTCTCACCGGGGAACTGCTGCTGCTCGGGGATGATCCCCGAGACGGTGAAGTCACCGGGGGCCACGGGTTGTCCGGCGCTGCCGCCGTGGGTGATGGCGTCCGGGAGCATGACCAGCGAGGTGGTGCCCGCCTGCTCCCCGGAGGGGCGCAGCTGGACGCGGATGCCGTGCCGGTCGGACAGCCGGCCGACCACGAACAGGCCCATGCGCTGCGAGATCGCGGCGTCCACCGTCGGCGGGTTGGCCAGCTTGTGGTTGATGTCCGCGAAGTCCTCGGCCGTCAGACCGATGCCCTTGTCATGGATCTCGATCATGACACGGCCGTCGGGCAGGCGGGTCGCGGTGACCCGGACCTTGGTCTGCGGGGAGGAGAACGTCGTGGCGTTCTCCAGGAGCTCGGCGAGCAGATGCACCAGGTCGGTCACGGAACGGCCGTGGATCTCGGCCTCCGGGACCCCGGACAGCTCGATGCGCTCGTACTGCTCCACCTCCGAGGAGGCGGCGCGCAGCACGTCGACCAGGGGGACCGGCTGGTCCCAGCGGCGGCCGGGCTCCTCGCCCGCGAGGACCAGCAGGTTCTCGCCGTTGCGGCGCATACGGGTGGCCAGGTGGTCCAGCCTGAAGAGGTTCTCCAGCTGGTCCGGGTCGGCCTCGTTGTTCTCCAGGTCGGTGATCAGGGTGAGCTGCCCCTCGATCAACGACTGGTTGCGGCGCGAGAGATTGGTGAAGATCGCGTTGATGTTGCCGCGCAGCAGGGCCTGTTCGGACGCGAGCCGGACGGCTTCCCGGTGGACCTGGTCGAAGGCGCGGGCGACCTCGCCGATCTCGTCGGTGGAGGTGATCGGGATGGGGGAGACACGGGTGTCGACGCGGCCGGGGTCGGTCCGCGAGAGCTGATCGACCAGCATCGGCAGGCGCTTCTCGGCGATGCCGAAGGCGGCGTGGCGGAGCTTGCGCATGGAGCGGCTCATCTGGCGGGCCATGATCCCGGCCACGAAGAAGGCCGCCAGCAGGGCCACGACGACGATCGCACCGGTGACGAACGCGGTCTGCCTGGCGTCGTCGGCGATGACCGAGGCGTCCGCCACGGCCTTGTCGGCGAGGTCCGCCTCGATCTGGCGGTAGGCGTCGTACTTGAGGGTGTTCACACCCCACCAGTTCTGGGGGGTGATGCCCTGCCGGGCGAGCGCCTCGCGGGCGGCGGGTTCGGTGGACTG encodes:
- a CDS encoding membrane protein; the encoded protein is MKAVLSRGLVLPLVTLMTAVLTVLYAGAPGAQAATATDVSGIAQALRRSPVYVDPAASGQLSAPEARALAKKIKDAGKPVFITVLPAGYPTSRLFTDVRTATGITGVYAIRLGDRFDARADSSVLPRTAVQNLVTSVQGESAAKQLNDFTDRALGNAGGHAPASWGTPGGNVSSTALITAAVVLVVGGSGAYALLRRSRTRREQEQRAALERLRVVVDEDITAFGEELDRLDFRPGEPGADDAMRSDYARALDAYERAKSFMAAAQRPEDVKAVTQELEEGRFSLSVLAARREGRPLPGRRPPCFFDPRHGPSVADAVWTPPGGAPREVPVCAADRARLADGREPLVREVDTEYGRRPYWDAGPAYGPWAGGYFGGGLLPGLLMGTLLGSMMAAPAYAADYGSGYGDFGAGGYQGGDVSGADFDPGDFGGGFGDGGGGDFGGGGDFGGGF
- a CDS encoding YceI family protein translates to MGLFGRKSTADTATPAAVNPELAALTGTYALDPAHSTIGFVARHAMVTNVKGGFQEFEGTLQLDGSNPAKSTASIDVTMDSISTGSADRDNHLRSSDFFKIDEHPTMTFRSTEAEALGGDDYRITGDLTILGTTKPITIDLEFNGAAKDPFGNERVGFEGKAEILRSDWGLTWNAALETGGVLVSDKIKLAFDISAIKQA
- a CDS encoding acyl-CoA carboxylase subunit beta — translated: MTVLDEAVDSGSEPTDARGRVAELHEIRARALAGPSEKATEAQHAKGKLTARERIELLLDPGSFQEVEQLRRHRATGFGLEAKKPYTDGVITGWGTVEGRTVFVYAHDFRIFGGALGEAHATKIHKIMDMAIAAGAPLVSLNDGAGARIQEGVSALAGYGGIFQRNTKASGVIPQISVMLGPCAGGAAYSPALTDFVFMVRETSQMFITGPDVVKAVTGEEITQNGLGGADVHAETSGVCHFAYDDEETCIAEVRYLLSLLPQNNRENPPRVESTDAADRRGDVLLDLVPADGNRPYDMAKVIEEIVDDGEYLEVHERWARNIICALARLDGQVVGIIANQPQTLAGVLDIEASEKAARFVQMCDAFNIPLMTFLDVPGFLPGVDQEHGGIIRHGAKLLYAYCNATVPRISLILRKAYGGAYIVMDSQSIGADLTLAWPTNEIAVMGAEGAANVIFRRQIAGAEDPEAMRARMVKEYKSELMHPYYAAERGLVDDVIDPAETREVLIKSLAMLQSKHADLPSRKHGNPPQ
- a CDS encoding acyl-CoA carboxylase subunit epsilon; this translates as MNIPDIRVEKGNAEPEEVAALTAILMARAAAQSSTPAHRGRPKAGWRRLEREPGFRAPHSWHG
- a CDS encoding GTP-binding protein, which codes for MDFASSSGGPSRSTTSAKIVVAGGFGVGKTTFVGAVSEINPLRTEAVMTSASAGIDDLTHTGDKTTTTVAMDFGRITLDQDLILYLFGTPGQDRFWFMWDDLVRGAIGAVVLVDTRRLADCFPAVDYFENSGLPFVIALNGFDGNQPYAPEEVREALQIGPDAPIIITDARHRADAKSTLITLVEHALMARLR
- a CDS encoding DUF742 domain-containing protein, translating into MATPPGGSPADNWPYGHGQVDQNGYSFPSAPSPRRRPYTPPGPQGPGRSPYDQPSAPHIQPVQPPRPDPEPAPAGSSNNPLVRPYAMTGGRTRPRYQLAIEALVHTTAQPHQMQGQLPEHQRICHLCREIKSVAEISALLTIPLGVARILVADLAEAGLVAIHQPGGDESAGGQPDVTLLERVLSGLRKL
- a CDS encoding roadblock/LC7 domain-containing protein, encoding MSQAAQNLNWLITNFVDNTPGVSHTVVVSADGLLLAMSEGFPRDRADQLAAVASGLTSLTAGASRIFEGGSVNQTVVEMERGFLFIMSISDGSSLAVLAHPEADIGLVGYEMALLVDRAGTVLTPDLRAELQGSLLN
- a CDS encoding sensor histidine kinase — encoded protein: MRRSKNGPEPSARGNFTPPPRGTTPAHVPGQESKSVPAAGGRFSPRNWRVPTRLNAILLIPVGVGLVMGGFQVNNSIDTWRQARDAESTARLVQASLSYADALYQERDISAAPLLHGEGDKSAEVIQARAATDEAGDLFDQAAQNMPHTAGLERRLALFREAEGNLGDLRRTAYTSRMSGVQTEEGYVEVAHPLMEFANELGLGTGNITSYGRTVYAISLTKAALSLERSIGMHMLIKPGTTPTSLAQQRVALSSYAYLENVAVQEYTGGGTEEDAEKLDTARKKLQTDGAALARKTAKEAESQGNSYVAPPSDLTEMIAGLASLQSTEPAAREALARQGITPQNWWGVNTLKYDAYRQIEADLADKAVADASVIADDARQTAFVTGAIVVVALLAAFFVAGIMARQMSRSMRKLRHAAFGIAEKRLPMLVDQLSRTDPGRVDTRVSPIPITSTDEIGEVARAFDQVHREAVRLASEQALLRGNINAIFTNLSRRNQSLIEGQLTLITDLENNEADPDQLENLFRLDHLATRMRRNGENLLVLAGEEPGRRWDQPVPLVDVLRAASSEVEQYERIELSGVPEAEIHGRSVTDLVHLLAELLENATTFSSPQTKVRVTATRLPDGRVMIEIHDKGIGLTAEDFADINHKLANPPTVDAAISQRMGLFVVGRLSDRHGIRVQLRPSGEQAGTTSLVMLPDAITHGGSAGQPVAPGDFTVSGIIPEQQQFPGESFGEQPMRTAAELGFDDSRYADAPDDTKGLDPVGRSLVREERRAALGAQTQGHDRPQDAQNPAPSFEGAFDDGRQPGYDDAEHAYDTQPPSFDETQPAYDNAQPAYEEPQQPAYDETFFPSGGGVPQGGGSPAGDAYQEPGFADPAPENPPATGSSVSDLLAAFDGPSAQNAWPKQDDYQNGYRTDYAPETESTQAADVSERDGVGFDRPGPTPSAPHDLTDAGLPRRGSAANGHADRPQSVTQDAATEPGDDWRSANDERWQQATQLRKPRAGGVTSSGLPRRVPKANLVEGTAETTPQGGPQVSRAPEDVRGRLSNLRRGVQKGRNAGSDKNGQGLGPDSTYNQER